From Thamnophis elegans isolate rThaEle1 chromosome 12, rThaEle1.pri, whole genome shotgun sequence, one genomic window encodes:
- the NFKBIB gene encoding NF-kappa-B inhibitor beta: MAFVQGQPGQGGPGEPKRLETGGEEWCDSGLGSLSEGQLVQLQEDGGLGGRGDAEGGSGVCPVTSDPRAPQKSLEEEEEEEEEGRLDSALGGDEGVGDLVEGVGGVHLQSQVAPEAWLRHVLGFVTEDGDTALHLAVIHEHEAFLDSILQYTHGTDYLDIQNDLGQTALHIAVILGASSFVGKLVSAGAGLGVQEKGGHTALHLACREGWRDCAEQLLAPLANQRLGQGNRFQGQLDRANYDGYIPLHVAILQKDLDMVSLLISAGSDLNRQELSCGRSPLHLAVESQSPEIVEYLLRAGADTEARMYVGYTPMYSAMHRLDQKIPQLLREFGCEEPEWDSEESVDSNSEEEYDDIVINCGH, from the exons ATGGCCTTCGTGCAGGGGCAGCCCGGCCAGGGCGGCCCCGGGGAGCCCAAGCGGCTGGAGACTGGGGGCGAGGAGTGGTGCGACAGCGGCCTGGGCTCGCTCAGCGAAGGGCAGCTGGTCCAGCTCCAGGAGGATGGAGGCCTGGGGGGCCGTGGAGACGCCGAGGGGGGGTCTGGGGTCTGCCCGGTGACCTCTGACCCCAGAGCCCCCCAGAAgtccttggaggaggaggaggaggaagaggaagaggggcgCCTGGACTCGGCCCTGGGGGGCGACGAGGGGGTGGGCGACCTGGTGGAAGGGGTGGGGGGCGTCCACCTCCAGAGCCAGGTGGCCCCCGAGGCTTGGCTGAGACACGTCCTGGGCTTCGTCACTGAGGATGGAGACAC AGCTCTTCACCTGGCCGTGATCCATGAACACGAAGCTTTCCTGGACTCTATTCTGCAATACACCCATGGAACAGATTACCTGGATATTCAGAACGACCTTGGCCAG aCCGCGCTACACATCGCCGTCATTCTCGGGGCATCCAGCTTTGTTGGCAAACTTGTGTCGGCAGGAGCCGGGCTAGGCGTTCAAGAGAAAGGAGGCCACACAGCCCTGCACTTAGCGTGCCGAGAGGGATGGCGGGATTGCGCTGAACAGCTTCTGGCGCCGCTCGCCAACCAAAGGCTCGGTCAGGGCAACCGTTTCCAGGGCCAACTGGATCGCGCCAATTACGATG GTTACATCCCCCTGCATGTGGCCATTCTACAGAAAGATTTGGACATGGTCAGCCTCTTAATCTCTGCAGGATCTGATCTCAACAGGCAG gAGCTAAGTTGTGGCCGGAGCCCCCTCCACCTGGCGGTGGAATCCCAGAGCCCTGAAATAGTGGAATACCTCTTGCGTGCCGGAGCTGACACAGAGGCACGCATGTATGTGGGCTACACGCCCATGTACAGCGCCATGCACCGGCTTGACCAAAAAATCCCACAGCTCTTACGGGAATTTGGCTGCGAGGAGCCGGAGTGGGATTCCGAAGAAAGTGTGGACAGTAACAGCGAG